In Gammaproteobacteria bacterium (ex Lamellibrachia satsuma), a single genomic region encodes these proteins:
- the ptsP gene encoding phosphoenolpyruvate--protein phosphotransferase, with translation MLETLHRIVKEVNAAPDLGEALELIVARVKKAVGADVCSVYLTDFERREHVLRATEGLQSAAVGKVRLPLHRGLIGLVCERAEPVNVADAPNHRHYLFAYETGETRYHGFLGVPIIQNRRVLGVLVVRQIKQRTFDDSEVTFLFTLAAQLAGAITHAQASGELVTMEGVAPPTRFLQGRAGAPGVALGTAVVVYPPADLDAVPDRKGEDPEQEEEDFRTAVAAVVEDLMALEDRVEDSLPAEDRALFDAWLMMLGSDSLIGKTVERIMAGDWAAGALRQTIEEHAKVFDGMDDVYLRERASDVRDLGRRILMHLQQERSGPVDYPEDTILVGDEVSAMQLADVPMERLAGLVSAKGASFSHVAILARAMGIPAVMGVSDLPVGRVDGRFLISDGYRGRIYVSPAPSVRTEYLRLAEEDRALSAELEATRDLPSETSDGVSVRLYLNTGLVSEMSTLGSDAAAGVGLYRTEVPFMVRDRFPCEEAQTANYRNVLETFAPRPVTIRTLDIGGDKPLPYFPVNESNPFLGWRGIRISLDHPEIFLTQVRAMLRAAIGLDNLQLLLPMISNVSEVDDSLLLIQRAHDELVEEGHGVKMPRVGVMIEVPAAVYQVEALARRVDFLSVGTNDLTQYLLAVDRNNSHVAEIYDDLHPAVLRALIQVVEGGRQFHREVSVCGEMAGSPAAAVLLLGMGVENLSMSASSLLRVKWVIHSISRARARELLQAALRCEKAAEVRALLSNALEEIGLGGLVRAGK, from the coding sequence ATGCTCGAAACTCTGCATCGAATCGTCAAAGAGGTAAACGCTGCCCCCGATCTGGGCGAGGCGCTGGAACTCATCGTTGCGCGGGTGAAAAAAGCGGTGGGCGCCGATGTCTGTTCCGTCTACCTGACCGATTTCGAGAGGCGCGAACATGTACTGCGGGCCACGGAAGGTTTGCAGTCTGCAGCCGTCGGTAAGGTCAGGCTCCCCCTGCACAGGGGGTTGATTGGGCTGGTATGCGAGCGTGCCGAGCCGGTCAACGTAGCGGATGCCCCCAATCATCGTCATTATCTGTTTGCCTATGAGACGGGTGAAACCCGCTATCACGGTTTTCTCGGTGTGCCTATTATTCAGAATCGCAGGGTACTCGGCGTGCTGGTGGTGCGTCAGATAAAGCAGCGTACCTTCGATGACAGCGAGGTAACCTTCCTCTTTACCCTTGCCGCACAGCTTGCGGGTGCCATTACCCATGCCCAGGCGAGTGGTGAACTTGTCACCATGGAGGGTGTGGCACCTCCCACCCGTTTTCTGCAAGGACGTGCGGGTGCTCCAGGTGTGGCTCTGGGTACGGCGGTAGTTGTTTACCCTCCCGCCGATCTGGATGCAGTGCCTGACCGCAAGGGAGAAGACCCCGAGCAGGAGGAGGAGGATTTCCGCACCGCAGTGGCTGCAGTGGTGGAGGATTTGATGGCCCTGGAAGACCGGGTGGAGGACAGTCTGCCTGCTGAAGACCGGGCGCTGTTCGATGCCTGGCTCATGATGCTGGGCAGCGACTCTCTGATCGGTAAGACAGTGGAACGTATCATGGCCGGCGATTGGGCGGCTGGTGCTTTGCGTCAGACCATCGAAGAGCATGCCAAGGTGTTCGACGGCATGGACGATGTCTACCTGCGGGAGCGGGCATCCGATGTGCGCGATCTGGGCCGCCGCATACTCATGCACCTGCAGCAGGAGCGGTCCGGTCCGGTCGACTATCCGGAGGACACCATCCTGGTAGGTGATGAGGTCAGCGCCATGCAGCTTGCCGATGTACCGATGGAACGTCTTGCGGGACTTGTTTCAGCCAAGGGCGCCAGTTTCTCCCATGTTGCCATATTGGCTCGGGCGATGGGCATTCCCGCAGTCATGGGGGTGAGCGACCTGCCCGTGGGGCGGGTCGATGGGCGTTTCCTCATCAGCGATGGCTACCGGGGGCGCATCTATGTTTCACCGGCGCCGTCGGTGAGAACCGAGTACCTGCGGCTGGCGGAAGAGGATCGGGCACTGAGCGCAGAGCTGGAGGCGACCCGTGATCTGCCTTCAGAGACCTCCGACGGGGTGTCGGTGCGGCTCTATCTGAATACTGGTCTGGTTTCCGAGATGAGTACACTGGGTTCCGATGCGGCTGCGGGGGTCGGTCTCTACCGAACAGAAGTCCCCTTTATGGTGCGCGACCGTTTCCCCTGTGAAGAGGCGCAGACAGCAAACTATCGGAATGTCCTTGAGACCTTTGCCCCCAGGCCAGTCACCATTCGCACCCTCGACATTGGTGGCGATAAACCCCTGCCCTATTTTCCGGTCAATGAGTCCAACCCGTTCCTTGGCTGGCGCGGTATCCGTATCTCACTGGATCATCCGGAGATATTTCTCACCCAAGTGCGTGCCATGCTGCGTGCAGCCATTGGCTTGGATAATCTGCAGCTGCTATTGCCGATGATCAGCAATGTGAGTGAGGTGGATGATTCACTGCTGCTGATTCAGCGGGCACACGATGAACTGGTCGAAGAGGGCCATGGGGTGAAGATGCCCCGTGTCGGTGTGATGATAGAAGTGCCGGCTGCGGTCTATCAGGTGGAGGCATTGGCGCGCCGGGTCGATTTTCTCTCGGTCGGCACCAATGATTTGACCCAGTATCTGTTGGCGGTGGATCGTAACAACTCCCATGTGGCGGAGATCTACGATGATCTGCATCCCGCTGTGTTGCGGGCTTTGATTCAGGTAGTGGAGGGGGGCAGGCAATTTCACCGGGAGGTCAGCGTCTGTGGTGAGATGGCGGGCAGCCCTGCAGCAGCGGTCTTGCTGCTGGGTATGGGGGTCGAAAATCTTAGTATGAGCGCCAGCAGCCTGCTACGGGTGAAGTGGGTGATTCATTCCATCAGCCGCGCCAGGGCCAGGGAACTGCTGCAGGCAGCGCTGCGCTGCGAAAAGGCTGCTGAAGTCAGGGCTTTGCTCAGCAATGCGCTGGAAGAGATAGGGCTGGGTGGCTTGGTCAGGGCGGGGAAATAA
- the hisB gene encoding imidazoleglycerol-phosphate dehydratase HisB, translated as MQRTAQVERNTLETQISVTLNLDGTGTSRFATDVPFLDHMLDQVARHGLIDLEIDAKGDLEIDAHHTVEDIGITLGQALAEALGDKKGIRRYGHAYVPLDEALSRVVVDFSGRPGLEYNVAFTRARIGEFDVDLFLEFFQGLVNHAGMTLHIDNLRGINAHHQAETVFKALGRAMRMALEPDPRMSDVVPSTKGSL; from the coding sequence ATGCAGCGCACAGCGCAGGTGGAACGCAATACACTGGAGACTCAAATCAGCGTTACGCTGAATCTGGACGGTACGGGCACCTCCCGTTTCGCGACCGACGTCCCTTTTCTTGACCACATGCTGGATCAGGTGGCCCGTCACGGCCTGATCGACCTGGAGATCGATGCCAAGGGTGATCTGGAGATCGATGCTCACCACACAGTGGAGGATATCGGCATCACTCTGGGGCAGGCTCTGGCCGAGGCGCTGGGGGATAAAAAGGGTATTCGCCGATATGGCCACGCCTATGTGCCGCTGGACGAAGCGCTCTCCCGGGTGGTGGTCGATTTCTCCGGCCGTCCCGGTCTGGAGTACAACGTGGCCTTTACCCGCGCCCGTATCGGTGAGTTCGACGTGGATCTCTTTCTGGAGTTTTTTCAGGGACTGGTCAACCACGCCGGTATGACCCTGCACATCGACAACCTGCGGGGCATCAACGCCCACCATCAGGCCGAGACAGTATTCAAGGCGCTGGGCCGGGCGATGCGTATGGCGCTGGAGCCGGATCCCCGTATGTCCGATGTGGTGCCTTCCACCAAGGGCTCGCTGTAA
- the hisF gene encoding imidazole glycerol phosphate synthase subunit HisF produces the protein MLAKRIIPCLDVDNGRVVKGVKFVEIRDAGDPVEVARRYNEEGADEITFLDITASSDDRETIVHVVEQVASEVFIPLTVGGGIRVVEDVRRMLNAGADKVAINTAAVFNPEFVREATTRFGSQCIVVAIDAKKVSGEGEPLKWEIFTHGGRKPTGIDAIEWAKRMADYGAGEILLTSMDRDGTKIGFDNKLTRAIAEAVPTPVIASGGVGNLQHLVDGVKEGAADAVLAASIFHFAEYSIGEAKRFMQDQGVEVRL, from the coding sequence ATGCTAGCCAAACGTATCATCCCCTGTCTCGATGTGGACAACGGCCGTGTGGTCAAGGGCGTCAAATTCGTGGAGATCCGCGATGCGGGCGACCCGGTGGAGGTGGCGCGCCGCTATAACGAAGAGGGTGCGGATGAGATCACCTTTCTCGATATCACCGCCAGCTCCGACGACCGGGAGACCATCGTCCACGTCGTGGAGCAAGTGGCATCCGAGGTCTTCATTCCCCTGACCGTGGGTGGCGGCATCCGGGTGGTGGAGGATGTGCGTCGCATGCTCAATGCAGGTGCGGACAAGGTGGCGATCAACACAGCGGCGGTTTTCAACCCTGAATTCGTCAGGGAGGCCACCACCCGATTTGGCTCCCAGTGCATCGTGGTTGCTATCGACGCAAAGAAGGTGAGCGGCGAGGGAGAACCTCTGAAGTGGGAGATTTTCACTCACGGCGGCCGCAAGCCCACCGGTATCGACGCCATCGAGTGGGCGAAGAGGATGGCGGACTACGGTGCCGGTGAGATCCTGCTCACCAGCATGGACCGGGACGGCACCAAGATCGGTTTCGATAACAAACTGACCCGGGCCATCGCCGAGGCGGTGCCGACCCCGGTGATCGCCTCCGGCGGCGTGGGCAATTTGCAGCATCTGGTGGATGGGGTGAAAGAGGGCGCGGCAGACGCTGTTCTGGCCGCCAGTATCTTCCATTTCGCCGAGTACAGCATCGGCGAGGCCAAGCGCTTCATGCAGGATCAGGGCGTCGAGGTCCGTCTGTGA
- the hisH gene encoding imidazole glycerol phosphate synthase subunit HisH: MAQRIAVIDYGMGNLRSVAKAVEHVTAPGDEVLVTDDPTLILNSDRVVFPGQGAARDCMAAISDHHLNRAILDAAQSKPFLGICMGQQVLMEFSEENEGTELLGLYPGRVRHFPGGRGPDGALLKIPHMGWNRVSHSHDHPLWENIDEGSRFYFVHSYYVDPDDGDLTEATTDFGVAFASAIGRDNLFAVQFHPEKSADDGLRLLKNFVNWKG; this comes from the coding sequence ATGGCACAACGCATCGCAGTCATTGACTACGGTATGGGTAACCTGCGCTCCGTCGCCAAAGCGGTGGAGCATGTCACCGCTCCCGGCGACGAGGTGCTGGTAACCGATGATCCGACCCTGATACTCAACTCCGACCGGGTGGTCTTTCCCGGCCAGGGGGCGGCCCGCGACTGCATGGCCGCTATCTCCGATCACCATCTGAACCGGGCGATCCTGGATGCGGCACAATCCAAGCCGTTTCTGGGTATCTGCATGGGGCAGCAGGTGTTGATGGAGTTCAGTGAAGAGAACGAAGGTACCGAATTGCTCGGTCTCTATCCCGGCAGGGTGCGCCATTTTCCCGGTGGTCGCGGGCCCGATGGGGCTCTGCTGAAGATCCCGCATATGGGCTGGAACCGGGTGAGCCATAGTCACGATCATCCCCTCTGGGAGAATATCGATGAAGGTAGCCGTTTCTACTTTGTACACAGCTACTATGTCGATCCTGATGATGGCGATTTGACAGAGGCCACCACCGACTTCGGAGTTGCCTTTGCCAGCGCCATTGGCCGGGATAATCTTTTTGCGGTGCAGTTTCATCCGGAGAAGAGCGCTGATGATGGCCTGCGGCTATTGAAGAATTTTGTGAATTGGAAGGGTTAG
- the hisI gene encoding phosphoribosyl-AMP cyclohydrolase, whose translation MSWLGNIKWDEQGLVPAIAQEKGTGTILMMAWMDREALRLTQETGHAVYWSRSRKKLWHKGEESGHQQIVSAIRVDCDADVVLLEVVQKGGIACHTGRHNCFYRELQDGEWVEVLPVLKDPGQIYK comes from the coding sequence GTGAGCTGGCTCGGCAACATAAAATGGGATGAGCAGGGTCTGGTGCCCGCTATCGCCCAGGAGAAAGGGACGGGCACTATCCTGATGATGGCCTGGATGGACCGGGAGGCCCTGCGGCTGACGCAGGAGACTGGTCACGCGGTCTACTGGTCCCGTTCTCGCAAGAAACTCTGGCACAAGGGCGAGGAGTCGGGACACCAGCAGATAGTCAGCGCAATCCGGGTCGATTGCGATGCGGATGTAGTACTGCTGGAGGTGGTACAGAAGGGCGGCATCGCCTGCCATACCGGCCGCCACAACTGTTTCTACCGGGAACTGCAGGATGGTGAGTGGGTCGAAGTATTACCTGTGCTGAAAGATCCTGGGCAGATTTATAAGTGA
- the tatB gene encoding twin-arginine translocase subunit TatB, whose amino-acid sequence MFDIGFWELGIIALVALVVIGPERLPKVARVAGHWLGRGRRFVANVKADIDKEIKADELKQILEKQMSNPLEEIVEDTRKDLYDVERSASKSLNDAKNTLEDREIPGTDK is encoded by the coding sequence ATGTTTGATATCGGTTTCTGGGAACTGGGCATTATCGCGCTTGTTGCGTTAGTGGTCATAGGTCCTGAACGCTTGCCCAAGGTGGCGCGTGTCGCAGGCCATTGGCTTGGCCGCGGCCGACGTTTTGTGGCTAACGTCAAGGCGGATATCGACAAGGAGATCAAGGCGGATGAGCTGAAGCAGATCCTCGAAAAGCAGATGTCCAACCCGTTGGAGGAGATCGTCGAAGATACCCGAAAAGATCTCTACGATGTCGAACGTTCTGCCTCCAAGTCATTGAATGACGCCAAGAATACCCTTGAGGATCGCGAGATCCCCGGTACTGACAAGTAG
- a CDS encoding MBL fold metallo-hydrolase, with the protein MRKLFLMVCLLPALLIAAERGPAVKNYPADQVTDDVYVIHGPLGRPSAENQGFMNNPAFIVTDEGVVIVDPGASVQIGEMVLRQIRKVTDKPVVAVMNTHIHGDHWLANQAIRSAYPKVAIYGHPNMIAKIEEGEGQSWVDSLLSMTDNATRGTEVVGPNHAIDHGGEITLAGLKIRFLFEPKAHSDSDLMIEVPSKKLLFLGDNVMLGRLGQMRHGTFKGNIAAIDMALKVDAAFFVPGHGATGGREVPETYQRYLSTLRNEVAKQLDEGLSDYEIKPIVVKLLSDYKDWVDFDMEVGSHVSIAYLEVEAEMF; encoded by the coding sequence ATGAGAAAGCTGTTTTTGATGGTCTGTCTGCTGCCAGCGCTGCTGATTGCAGCGGAACGTGGTCCGGCGGTGAAGAATTATCCTGCAGATCAGGTGACGGATGACGTCTATGTCATTCATGGCCCGCTGGGTCGGCCCTCGGCGGAGAATCAGGGTTTCATGAACAATCCGGCCTTTATCGTCACCGATGAAGGCGTGGTGATTGTTGATCCCGGCGCCAGTGTGCAGATCGGCGAGATGGTGCTGCGTCAAATCCGCAAGGTCACTGACAAGCCGGTGGTTGCGGTGATGAATACCCACATCCATGGCGACCACTGGCTGGCCAATCAGGCGATCCGGTCTGCCTATCCGAAGGTGGCGATCTATGGTCATCCCAATATGATTGCCAAGATCGAAGAGGGCGAAGGTCAGAGCTGGGTCGATTCACTGTTGAGCATGACGGATAATGCAACCAGGGGAACGGAAGTCGTAGGGCCAAATCATGCGATTGATCATGGTGGTGAAATCACCTTGGCCGGACTCAAGATCCGTTTTCTGTTCGAGCCCAAGGCCCATAGCGATTCCGATTTGATGATCGAGGTTCCTTCAAAGAAGTTACTGTTTCTCGGGGACAATGTCATGCTTGGTCGTCTGGGCCAGATGCGGCATGGGACGTTTAAGGGCAATATCGCGGCCATTGATATGGCTCTGAAAGTGGATGCGGCGTTTTTTGTGCCTGGCCACGGCGCAACCGGCGGCCGTGAGGTTCCGGAAACCTACCAGCGTTATCTCTCCACCCTCAGAAATGAGGTGGCGAAGCAGCTGGATGAGGGCTTGAGCGACTACGAGATCAAACCCATCGTGGTGAAACTGCTCTCCGATTACAAGGATTGGGTTGATTTTGATATGGAGGTGGGCAGCCACGTCAGCATTGCCTATCTTGAAGTAGAAGCAGAGATGTTTTAA
- a CDS encoding phosphoribosyl-ATP diphosphatase has product MSDVLEQLAQVLEERKQAEPDSSYVAKLYAKGLDSILKKIGEEATETVMAAKDGVPEKIVYETADLWFHTMVLLAQQGLGPNDVLQELERRFGLSGLEEKASRGK; this is encoded by the coding sequence ATGAGTGATGTTTTGGAACAGCTGGCCCAGGTGCTGGAGGAGCGCAAGCAGGCGGAGCCTGACAGCTCCTATGTGGCTAAACTCTACGCCAAGGGGTTGGACAGCATCCTGAAAAAGATCGGTGAAGAGGCTACGGAGACTGTGATGGCGGCCAAGGACGGGGTGCCGGAGAAGATCGTCTACGAGACTGCGGATCTGTGGTTCCACACCATGGTCCTGCTGGCTCAGCAGGGTCTGGGGCCTAATGATGTACTGCAGGAGCTGGAACGTCGTTTCGGGCTTTCCGGGTTGGAGGAGAAGGCCAGCCGTGGCAAATAG
- the tatC gene encoding twin-arginine translocase subunit TatC translates to MTPRIPLRIARSPVLTSRFPLAENPQAAPSSEQPLVAHLLELRDRVLRMVLVVLAIFLVLFPFANDLYIMVSEPLRSALPEGSTMISTKPIDPFLIPFKLSLQMAVFLAIPFILHQFWAFVAPGLYKHEKRLVIPLLVSSTMLFYLGVAFAYFVVFPLVFAFLTSTAPEGIEMATDMGSYLDFVITLFFAFGIAFEVPIATIILVWMGVTTPESLRSKRPYIIVGAFVVGMFLTPPDIISQTLLALPMWVLFEIGVFFSASFVRKREDDSEDAGVEPAMVTATATAGSSSATPEPEPPMGSEIDPATDYVDPDRFVPLTDDEMEAQLDSIEDEEDEDDGPSVEERFRQVQTSRDVGDVEQARELLYEILEEGNADQRRVARNILAQLDTP, encoded by the coding sequence ATGACGCCAAGAATACCCTTGAGGATCGCGAGATCCCCGGTACTGACAAGTAGGTTTCCTTTGGCTGAAAATCCCCAGGCTGCACCAAGTTCCGAACAACCGCTGGTTGCTCACCTTCTCGAATTGCGGGACAGGGTGCTGCGCATGGTCCTGGTTGTACTGGCGATCTTCCTGGTGCTGTTCCCTTTCGCCAATGACCTCTACATCATGGTTTCGGAGCCGTTGAGAAGCGCGTTGCCGGAAGGCAGCACCATGATCTCAACCAAACCGATCGACCCCTTCCTGATCCCGTTCAAGCTCAGCCTGCAGATGGCTGTATTTTTGGCTATTCCCTTTATTCTCCACCAGTTCTGGGCCTTTGTAGCGCCGGGGCTTTATAAGCACGAGAAACGGCTGGTGATACCGTTGCTGGTTTCCAGCACCATGCTCTTCTATCTGGGCGTGGCCTTCGCCTACTTCGTCGTCTTTCCGCTTGTCTTCGCCTTTCTTACCAGCACTGCGCCGGAAGGGATCGAGATGGCTACCGATATGGGTAGTTATCTCGATTTTGTTATTACCCTCTTTTTTGCTTTTGGTATCGCTTTCGAAGTGCCGATCGCAACCATTATCCTGGTTTGGATGGGGGTGACGACACCGGAGAGCCTGAGATCCAAGCGTCCCTATATCATCGTCGGTGCTTTTGTCGTCGGCATGTTTCTGACGCCACCGGATATCATCTCCCAGACTCTGTTGGCTCTGCCGATGTGGGTGCTGTTCGAAATAGGTGTCTTCTTCTCCGCGAGTTTTGTGCGCAAGAGAGAGGATGACTCCGAAGACGCGGGTGTCGAGCCTGCGATGGTGACGGCCACAGCCACAGCCGGTTCTTCATCGGCAACCCCCGAGCCTGAGCCTCCGATGGGTTCAGAGATAGACCCTGCGACTGACTACGTCGACCCTGATCGTTTCGTGCCTCTGACCGACGATGAGATGGAGGCCCAACTCGATTCCATCGAGGATGAGGAAGATGAGGACGATGGACCATCGGTGGAAGAGAGGTTTCGTCAGGTTCAGACATCCCGTGATGTCGGCGATGTAGAGCAGGCCCGCGAACTGCTCTATGAGATTCTGGAAGAGGGCAACGCCGACCAGCGACGGGTGGCGAGAAACATCCTGGCCCAGCTGGATACGCCGTAG
- the hisA gene encoding 1-(5-phosphoribosyl)-5-[(5-phosphoribosylamino)methylideneamino]imidazole-4-carboxamide isomerase, translating into MLLIPAIDLKDGQCVRLRQGRMEDDTVFSDNPVEMAGRWVEAGGRRLHLVDLNGAFAGEPVNGSVIQGIAEAYPDMPIQVGGGIRDEATIEAYLKAGVTYCIIGTQAVKEPEFVARACKAFPGHVIVGLDAKEGMVAINGWAEVTDQEVTELARRFEDDGVSSIVYTDIGRDGMMTGPNVEATTALANAINIPVVASGGITNIGDIEALCKAYTTNITAAITGRAIYEGTLDFAEGQRLADELMG; encoded by the coding sequence GTGTTACTAATCCCCGCAATCGATTTGAAAGATGGTCAGTGTGTGCGCCTGCGCCAGGGCCGCATGGAGGACGACACCGTTTTCTCCGACAACCCGGTTGAGATGGCAGGCCGTTGGGTTGAAGCTGGCGGTCGGCGTCTGCACCTGGTCGATCTCAACGGCGCCTTCGCCGGAGAGCCGGTCAACGGTAGCGTTATACAGGGTATTGCAGAGGCCTATCCCGACATGCCGATACAGGTGGGTGGCGGCATCCGCGATGAAGCGACCATAGAGGCCTATCTGAAAGCGGGTGTGACCTACTGCATCATCGGCACTCAGGCGGTAAAAGAGCCCGAGTTCGTGGCCCGCGCCTGCAAGGCGTTTCCCGGTCATGTCATCGTCGGTTTGGATGCCAAAGAGGGGATGGTTGCGATCAACGGCTGGGCGGAGGTCACCGATCAGGAGGTGACCGAACTTGCGCGGCGTTTCGAGGACGACGGAGTCTCCTCCATCGTCTACACGGATATCGGCCGTGACGGCATGATGACCGGCCCCAATGTGGAGGCCACGACGGCGCTGGCCAATGCCATCAACATTCCTGTCGTGGCCTCCGGCGGTATTACCAACATCGGTGACATCGAAGCGTTGTGCAAAGCCTATACCACCAACATCACCGCAGCCATTACCGGCCGGGCGATCTACGAGGGCACCCTCGACTTCGCCGAAGGCCAGAGACTGGCGGATGAGTTGATGGGGTGA
- a CDS encoding rubrerythrin family protein: MSQSLKGTRTERNLMTAFAGESQARNRYTYYAGAARKEGLVQIAHIFEETANQEKEHAKRFYKFLEGGEVEITETFPAGDMGDTLANLRHAAAGEEHEWTTMYPGFAKTAREEGFEQVAMAFEAISIAEKQHGKRYQDLADNLEAGRVFRRNGKVVWRCRNCGYLHEGDEAPGVCPACLHPQAHFELLGENW, from the coding sequence ATGAGTCAGTCTTTGAAAGGAACCCGCACGGAAAGAAACCTGATGACCGCCTTTGCCGGTGAGTCTCAGGCACGCAATCGTTATACCTACTATGCAGGTGCCGCCCGCAAAGAGGGCCTGGTGCAGATCGCCCATATCTTTGAGGAGACTGCGAACCAGGAGAAGGAGCACGCCAAACGTTTCTACAAGTTTCTCGAAGGTGGAGAGGTGGAGATTACAGAAACCTTTCCTGCGGGGGACATGGGAGATACCCTGGCGAATCTGCGCCACGCCGCTGCGGGAGAGGAGCATGAGTGGACAACCATGTATCCGGGGTTTGCCAAGACCGCCCGTGAAGAGGGTTTCGAGCAGGTGGCAATGGCGTTCGAGGCGATCTCCATTGCGGAGAAACAGCACGGCAAGCGCTACCAGGATCTGGCAGACAACCTTGAAGCCGGACGGGTCTTCAGGCGCAACGGCAAGGTGGTCTGGCGCTGCCGCAACTGCGGTTACCTGCATGAGGGAGATGAGGCGCCGGGCGTCTGTCCCGCCTGTCTTCATCCACAGGCCCATTTCGAGCTATTGGGCGAGAATTGGTAG
- a CDS encoding HAD family hydrolase, translated as MALALFDLDNTLLAGDSDYLWGTWLVENGVVDGEFYERENERFYQEYKEGRLDILEFLRFSLRPLRDHEPNQLLKWRAAFLADKIDPIISTSARQLLQKHRDAGDELMIITATNAFVTTPIAERFGVKNLIATEPEKIGGRYTGEVAGEPCFQIGKVNRLTQWLAKKGTDLRGSWFYSDSHNDIPLLERVDHPVAVDPDETLLRHAGEKDWPILRLHGEN; from the coding sequence ATGGCCCTTGCCCTCTTCGACCTCGATAACACATTGCTGGCCGGGGACTCCGACTATCTCTGGGGGACTTGGCTGGTGGAGAACGGAGTTGTGGATGGAGAATTCTACGAACGCGAAAACGAGCGATTTTACCAGGAGTACAAAGAAGGCCGGCTCGACATCCTTGAGTTTCTGCGTTTTTCCCTGCGACCGTTGCGTGACCATGAACCGAATCAGTTGCTGAAATGGCGGGCAGCGTTCCTGGCCGATAAAATCGACCCGATCATCAGTACAAGCGCCCGACAACTGCTGCAAAAACATCGGGATGCAGGAGATGAGCTGATGATCATCACTGCCACCAATGCCTTCGTCACCACTCCCATCGCCGAGAGATTTGGTGTGAAGAACCTGATCGCCACCGAACCTGAAAAAATCGGCGGCCGATATACCGGAGAAGTGGCGGGAGAGCCCTGTTTTCAGATCGGCAAGGTCAACCGGCTCACGCAGTGGCTTGCAAAAAAGGGTACGGATCTGCGGGGCAGCTGGTTCTACAGCGACTCCCACAACGACATCCCCCTGCTGGAACGCGTCGACCATCCCGTGGCGGTCGACCCGGATGAGACTCTGCTCCGCCATGCCGGGGAAAAGGATTGGCCCATTCTAAGGCTGCACGGCGAAAATTAG
- a CDS encoding RNA pyrophosphohydrolase — MLSGLLADKLGLWKNHSTLLTGLRVEPLIDSDGFRPNVGIILCNNHRQLFWGRRVGQNAWQFPQGGINSDETPEQAMYRELEEEVGLKPHQVEIMGSTRNWLRYRLPARYIRKNCQPLCIGQKQVWFLLKTKCPEDSFCFDGTDTPEFDEWRWVKYWLPVREVIYFKRSVYARALEELAPLLYPEGMPARSHSNYLRQNRR, encoded by the coding sequence ATGTTGTCTGGTTTGCTTGCCGATAAACTGGGTTTATGGAAAAATCACAGTACCCTGCTAACTGGACTAAGAGTTGAACCTTTGATCGATTCTGATGGTTTTCGACCCAATGTCGGCATCATTCTCTGCAACAACCATCGACAGTTGTTCTGGGGACGCCGTGTGGGTCAGAATGCCTGGCAGTTTCCTCAGGGCGGAATCAATAGCGATGAGACGCCTGAACAGGCGATGTACCGGGAACTGGAAGAGGAGGTCGGCCTGAAGCCCCACCAGGTCGAGATCATGGGCTCAACGCGGAACTGGTTACGCTATCGTCTCCCGGCGCGTTATATCCGTAAGAACTGCCAGCCCCTCTGCATCGGGCAGAAGCAGGTCTGGTTCCTGCTGAAGACAAAATGTCCAGAGGATTCGTTCTGCTTCGACGGCACCGACACACCGGAATTTGATGAGTGGCGCTGGGTGAAATACTGGCTGCCGGTGCGGGAAGTGATCTATTTCAAACGCAGTGTTTATGCCCGTGCTCTGGAGGAGTTGGCACCACTGCTCTATCCCGAAGGTATGCCGGCGCGTTCGCATTCGAACTATTTGCGGCAAAATCGGCGCTGA
- the tatA gene encoding Sec-independent protein translocase subunit TatA: MGIGGISIWQLLIVLAIVLLLFGTKRLKNIGSDLGNAVKGFKGAMTDSEKAESSEKREQIEESESGTVVEGEVTSKEKDKV, from the coding sequence ATGGGTATTGGTGGTATCAGTATTTGGCAGTTGTTGATTGTTCTGGCGATCGTTCTGTTGCTGTTTGGCACAAAACGGCTGAAGAATATCGGCTCTGACCTCGGCAACGCCGTCAAGGGCTTCAAAGGCGCCATGACTGACAGTGAAAAGGCCGAGTCCAGCGAAAAGCGCGAACAGATCGAAGAGTCTGAGTCCGGTACTGTAGTGGAAGGGGAAGTGACTTCCAAAGAGAAAGACAAGGTCTGA